The following DNA comes from Candidatus Methylomirabilota bacterium.
TCTGCTCCGCGAGACGGCACGGCTGGCGCTCCGTCATGTGGGGACGGGAGAACTGCAGGAGGTTCTGCAGCATCTGGGTCGCGCGCGCCGTCTCCTTGACGATGACGTGGGCGCGCTCGCGGCTCTTCGCCGGATCGTCCGACGTCATTAGCAGGAGCTCGGCCTGCCCGAGGATCGCCGTCAAGAGATTGCGGAGCTCGTGGACCAGCCCCGCCGCGAGCTTGCCCACCGTCGAGAGCTTCTCGCGCTCGACGAGCTGGGTCTCCGCGGACCGGAGCTCCTCGAGCTGTCGCCGGGTCGCCGAGTAGAGCTGCGCGTTCTCGAGGGCCAGGCCGATCTGGTTGGCGGCGGCCTCGACGAGCGCGATCTCGGGCTCGGTGAACGGCTCGAGCGTCCGGCGCCCGAGCGACAGGGCGCCGAGGATCCGCCCCCGGCTCCGGATCGGCACGCACGCGAACGCGTGGATCCCTTCCTGCTGGACGACCGTCCGCGCGGCCGGCAGGAGGTCCGGAGACGCGCTCGAGTCCGCAACGTGCATCGACCGGCCGGTGGCCACGACCCGGCCGATCATGCCTTCGCCGACCGGGAGCACGCGATTGATCTCGCGCAGGAACGGCCGCAGTCCCCGGTCGCCGCGCAGGTGCAGCGTCGTGCCGTCGGCGGTCAGCAGGTGGAGGCTCGAGATCTCGTGACCGGTGACGTGCGTGAGGGCGTCGAGCGCCACGCGGAGCACCTCGTCCACATCGAGGCTCGTGCTGATCGCCTGGCCGATCGTGTGCAGGATGCTCAGATGCGGCTGGGTCTGCTCGGGCCGGTCGGCCCGCGCGCCCTCGACGAGGTTCCGCAGCCGCGCGAGCTGCTCGTCGCTGAGGTTCTGGAAATAGAACGCGTAGCCGTCGAGGTCGGCGCGGACGAGCACCGACACGACCTCGAGGCGCGTCTCGCCGTCCGGAAGAGCGATGGAGAGCCGCGCCGCCGGTCCGGGCTGGACGGGGCTCGTCGCGCGGACCTTGATGCCGGAGGCGCTCAGATTGACCGACATCGCCTCCCACTCCGTGCCGTTCGGCTCGCGGACCCTGACGGGAAGGGCGACGGGCGCGCGGGGGGCGCGCCGCCGGGGCTCCTGCTCCCGCGACGGCCGCCGGGGGGCGGCGTCGGGCCCGAGGCACGCAAGCAGCTCCTCGAGGCGCGTGAGCGGGAGAGGCTTTCCGATGAAGTCGAACGCGCCGAGCTCGAGCGATTCGTGGGCCTGGCTCTCCGTCACGTTGCCGGAGATCACCACGATCGGGGCGCGTAGCTCGCGCACCGCCTGCAGCCGGAGGAAGTCGAGCCCGCTCATCCCGGGGAGTCGGATGTCGAGCAGCACCACGTCCGGACGCTCGGCCCGGACCAGGTCGAGCGCCGCCTCGGCCGTGTGGACGATCCGTGGTTGATGGCGGAGTCCCACGAGAAACTCCCGAAGGAGCTCGCAGAGATGCGGGTCGTCTTCGACAACGAGCACGCGCATATGGGTCCCAGTCCGGAAATGCTGTACGAGCGATTTCCTCGCAGCGATAATAGGCAGCAACGCACATACCAGGACCGGGGGTGTCCTGGAACGGCTTGAAACAAAGGAGATTCCGGAAAACCGAGCGGATGAGGGGCCCCGCCGGCTGCAAAGTTCCTGGCCAGTCGGCGGTCAGAAGCTCACCCGTAGCGGGCCGGCTCGGCCGGCCGCGATCGTTCAGGACGAGATCCATGCGAACTTCGTATTCGCCGCGCAATCGCCGGCGCATCCTCTGCGTCTACCCCGAGTACGCGCGCTCGTTCGGCACGTTCGAGCAGGCCTATCCGCTGTTCGGCAAGCGCGTCCGCGCGTTCATGCCGCCGCAGGGGCTCCTCGTCGTCGCCGGAGCGGGAAGGGCGCC
Coding sequences within:
- a CDS encoding ATP-binding protein, translating into MRVLVVEDDPHLCELLREFLVGLRHQPRIVHTAEAALDLVRAERPDVVLLDIRLPGMSGLDFLRLQAVRELRAPIVVISGNVTESQAHESLELGAFDFIGKPLPLTRLEELLACLGPDAAPRRPSREQEPRRRAPRAPVALPVRVREPNGTEWEAMSVNLSASGIKVRATSPVQPGPAARLSIALPDGETRLEVVSVLVRADLDGYAFYFQNLSDEQLARLRNLVEGARADRPEQTQPHLSILHTIGQAISTSLDVDEVLRVALDALTHVTGHEISSLHLLTADGTTLHLRGDRGLRPFLREINRVLPVGEGMIGRVVATGRSMHVADSSASPDLLPAARTVVQQEGIHAFACVPIRSRGRILGALSLGRRTLEPFTEPEIALVEAAANQIGLALENAQLYSATRRQLEELRSAETQLVEREKLSTVGKLAAGLVHELRNLLTAILGQAELLLMTSDDPAKSRERAHVIVKETARATQMLQNLLQFSRPHMTERQPCRLAEQILGVLELASYDLRRDGVEVVTELGQVPPVSADTSQIQHVLLNLVQNARQAMAAHSGNRVLTVRLSAVDGHARVEVLDTGPGIPADALPRIFDAFFTTKAPGEGTGLGLWLSYAIVERHEGSLRAANRPGGGAVFTLELPFGP